One Vespa crabro chromosome 9, iyVesCrab1.2, whole genome shotgun sequence genomic region harbors:
- the LOC124426774 gene encoding uncharacterized protein LOC124426774 isoform X2 translates to MEDEINVNLGEPAHTTFDISRNNSHGSHDSVDSGYLTLTPHSGVYTPIIAGCKSRVTPLKRHHRIRQDPWQSDRAQRHRSKFNQLLNSSHNNDHVISENQECTFSSLETSNLSISNQSHSLEHPSPSCTTRYEEFSEAPTSSIYGTWRTTVPVTPASASLQILSPPPSPAVPSLAVPSSSFIASEPIEEDVEMKLVIMPQSTPQETNSTHQILAPCITCSPTGRKTNTASSVEGQKLLSKLCIVDIPSITEIKPKRLDFSHRAFSLALHRTRTRLDYTGRKTVDLLALLGEKSNHWRIISKILSFLGPQDLCSISMVSKVWRRICVEDSRANTRRLSHIILRQNTKENLKLIKKVKMDMDTQSSPRSRFVRKGCLMEVQNLVVSSQQRPPNSPPVSPSKVKFHSFVKQGKESKAKQRKEKKRKEKKRSEKEYSREAKQERKKIEAAR, encoded by the coding sequence ATGGAGGATGAAATCAACGTGAATTTGGGAGAACCGGCTCACACCACTTTCGATATAAGTAGGAACAATTCTCACGGTTCTCATGACAGCGTTGACAGTGGTTACTTAACCTTGACACCTCATTCCGGTGTTTACACTCCGATAATCGCAGGATGCAAATCGCGCGTCACTCCTTTAAAAAGGCATCATCGGATTCGTCAGGATCCGTGGCAATCGGATCGCGCTCAGCGTCATCGTTCAAAGTTTAATCAGTTGCTAAATAGCAgtcataataatgatcatgtCATTTCCGAAAATCAAGAATGCACATTCTCGTCCTTGGAAACTTCGAACTTGAGTATCTCGAACCAAAGCCACAGCTTAGAACATCCCAGTCCAAGTTGCACCACTCGGTATGAAGAGTTTAGCGAAGCACCTACTAGCAGTATTTATGGAACATGGAGAACTACGGTACCCGTAACACCGGCTTCTGCCAGTTTGCAAATTCtttctcctccaccttctccgGCAGTTCCTTCCTTGGCGGTACCATCTTCCTCCTTTATTGCCTCCGAACCAATAGAGGAAGATGTGGAAATGAAACTAGTCATTATGCCACAGAGTACACCCCAGGAAACTAATTCTACGCATCAAATTCTAGCACCTTGCATCACGTGTTCTCCTACCGGTAGAAAAACTAATACCGCATCTTCTGTCGAGGGTCAAAAACTGCTAAGTAAACTTTGCATCGTCGATATACCTTctataacagaaataaagCCGAAGAGGTTGGATTTCAGTCATCGTGCTTTCTCTTTGGCATTACATCGTACAAGGACTAGGCTAGATTACACCGGTAGAAAAACTGTGGATCTTTTGGCGCTATTAGGAGAGAAGAGTAATCATTGGAGGATAATCTCAAAAATTCTATCCTTCTTAGGACCACAGGATCTTTGTTCTATAAGCATGGTATCAAAAGTATGGAGGAGAATTTGCGTAGAAGATTCGAGAGCCAATACGAGAAGACTGAGCCATATAATACTCAGGCAGAACACCAAGgagaatttgaaattaataaagaaagtcAAAATGGACATGGATACCCAGAGCAGTCCCAGAAGTAGATTCGTCAGGAAGGGATGCTTAATGGAGGTCCAGAACTTGGTTGTTTCTTCCCAGCAAAGACCGCCCAACAGCCCGCCTGTATCTCCGAGCAAAGTCAAATTCCATTCTTTCGTTAAG
- the LOC124426774 gene encoding uncharacterized protein LOC124426774 isoform X3: MEDEINVNLGEPAHTTFDISRNNSHGSHDSVDSGYLTLTPHSGVYTPIIAGCKSRVTPLKRHHRIRQDPWQSDRAQRHRSKFNQLLNSSHNNDHVISENQECTFSSLETSNLSISNQSHSLEHPSPSCTTRYEEFSEAPTSSIYGTWRTTVPVTPASASLQILSPPPSPAVPSLAVPSSSFIASEPIEEDVEMKLVIMPQSTPQETNSTHQILAPCITCSPTGRKTNTASSVEGQKLLSKLCIVDIPSITEIKPKRLDFSHRAFSLALHRTRTRLDYTGRKTVDLLALLGEKSNHWRIISKILSFLGPQDLCSISMVSKVWRRICVEDSRANTRRLSHIILRQNTKENLKLIKKVKMDMDTQSSPRSRFVRKGCLMEVQNLVVSSQQRPPNSPPVSPSKVKFHSFVKMNRSDVPSEGSS, from the coding sequence ATGGAGGATGAAATCAACGTGAATTTGGGAGAACCGGCTCACACCACTTTCGATATAAGTAGGAACAATTCTCACGGTTCTCATGACAGCGTTGACAGTGGTTACTTAACCTTGACACCTCATTCCGGTGTTTACACTCCGATAATCGCAGGATGCAAATCGCGCGTCACTCCTTTAAAAAGGCATCATCGGATTCGTCAGGATCCGTGGCAATCGGATCGCGCTCAGCGTCATCGTTCAAAGTTTAATCAGTTGCTAAATAGCAgtcataataatgatcatgtCATTTCCGAAAATCAAGAATGCACATTCTCGTCCTTGGAAACTTCGAACTTGAGTATCTCGAACCAAAGCCACAGCTTAGAACATCCCAGTCCAAGTTGCACCACTCGGTATGAAGAGTTTAGCGAAGCACCTACTAGCAGTATTTATGGAACATGGAGAACTACGGTACCCGTAACACCGGCTTCTGCCAGTTTGCAAATTCtttctcctccaccttctccgGCAGTTCCTTCCTTGGCGGTACCATCTTCCTCCTTTATTGCCTCCGAACCAATAGAGGAAGATGTGGAAATGAAACTAGTCATTATGCCACAGAGTACACCCCAGGAAACTAATTCTACGCATCAAATTCTAGCACCTTGCATCACGTGTTCTCCTACCGGTAGAAAAACTAATACCGCATCTTCTGTCGAGGGTCAAAAACTGCTAAGTAAACTTTGCATCGTCGATATACCTTctataacagaaataaagCCGAAGAGGTTGGATTTCAGTCATCGTGCTTTCTCTTTGGCATTACATCGTACAAGGACTAGGCTAGATTACACCGGTAGAAAAACTGTGGATCTTTTGGCGCTATTAGGAGAGAAGAGTAATCATTGGAGGATAATCTCAAAAATTCTATCCTTCTTAGGACCACAGGATCTTTGTTCTATAAGCATGGTATCAAAAGTATGGAGGAGAATTTGCGTAGAAGATTCGAGAGCCAATACGAGAAGACTGAGCCATATAATACTCAGGCAGAACACCAAGgagaatttgaaattaataaagaaagtcAAAATGGACATGGATACCCAGAGCAGTCCCAGAAGTAGATTCGTCAGGAAGGGATGCTTAATGGAGGTCCAGAACTTGGTTGTTTCTTCCCAGCAAAGACCGCCCAACAGCCCGCCTGTATCTCCGAGCAAAGTCAAATTCCATTCTTTCGTTAAG